Proteins encoded by one window of Elusimicrobiota bacterium:
- the pimA gene encoding Phosphatidyl-myo-inositol mannosyltransferase: protein MISPQPFFTPRGTPFSVYHRTKALSDLGHDVDLATYHLGRDVNIAHTRVLRIPSIPFIKSVKIGPSGKKLFLDVFLFFKCFFLLLRNKYDLIHAHEEAIFFCLVYRIFFWNVPILYDMHSSLPQQLKNFNFSSNKWLIGLFQWLETKAIAHSKAVITICPELQRTVDDLKISTPHVMIENSLCDAVVLSDNSDIITEDLIAWDRFEGRKLVLYTGTFEYYQGLPLLIESVREVVRRFPEVLFILIGGNSQQILSMKKKAKEQGVSKNILFTGNLHPNTVKHFIRRADVLVSPRIHGNNTPLKIYEYLASGKPIVATDHETHTQVLSSKEAVLAHPSALSFADSISQVLSNPEAHASLGHQATQLYQGSYGSLVYMDRLKKVMDLFVSQISLGDQKSQSKKKIKKSA from the coding sequence ATGATTTCACCTCAGCCTTTTTTTACTCCTCGTGGAACGCCTTTCAGCGTTTATCACCGGACCAAAGCCCTGTCTGATTTGGGTCATGACGTTGATTTGGCGACTTACCATTTGGGTCGTGATGTCAACATCGCGCACACGCGTGTTTTAAGGATTCCCTCCATCCCCTTTATTAAATCCGTCAAGATTGGTCCTTCTGGAAAAAAGCTTTTTCTTGATGTGTTTCTTTTTTTTAAATGTTTTTTCTTGTTGCTAAGAAATAAATATGACCTCATTCATGCGCATGAAGAAGCTATTTTTTTCTGCCTTGTCTATCGCATTTTCTTTTGGAATGTCCCCATCCTCTACGACATGCATTCAAGTCTCCCGCAGCAGTTAAAGAATTTCAATTTCTCCAGCAACAAATGGCTCATCGGCCTGTTCCAGTGGCTTGAGACGAAGGCCATTGCCCATTCAAAAGCCGTAATCACCATTTGTCCGGAATTACAACGCACTGTGGATGATTTGAAGATCTCAACTCCCCATGTCATGATCGAAAACTCTCTGTGTGATGCAGTGGTGTTGTCCGACAACAGCGACATTATCACAGAAGATTTGATTGCTTGGGACCGCTTCGAGGGCCGCAAGTTGGTTCTCTATACAGGAACATTTGAGTATTACCAAGGTCTCCCGCTTCTTATCGAAAGCGTGCGTGAAGTGGTTCGTCGTTTTCCAGAAGTTCTCTTTATACTCATCGGTGGAAATTCCCAGCAAATATTATCGATGAAAAAAAAGGCCAAGGAGCAGGGCGTATCAAAAAATATTCTTTTTACCGGGAATCTTCACCCGAACACGGTAAAGCATTTTATCCGCAGGGCTGATGTATTGGTTTCCCCGCGCATTCATGGAAACAATACCCCGTTAAAGATTTATGAATACCTGGCCAGTGGGAAGCCCATCGTGGCCACTGATCATGAGACACACACTCAAGTGCTCAGCTCAAAAGAAGCCGTGTTGGCGCATCCTTCCGCTCTTTCTTTTGCGGATAGCATTTCGCAAGTATTGTCCAATCCCGAAGCCCACGCTTCTCTTGGGCACCAGGCCACGCAGCTGTACCAAGGGAGCTATGGATCACTCGTGTATATGGACCGTTTAAAAAAAGTTATGGATCTGTTTGTTTCTCAAATTTCTCTGGGAGATCAAAAGTCTCAGTCCAAAAAAAAAATAAAAAAATCGGCTTAG